A region of the Dermatophagoides farinae isolate YC_2012a chromosome 7, ASM2471394v1, whole genome shotgun sequence genome:
aattcaatcatcatgacattcattcatcgcaTGAAtgaacagttttttttctgttgttgttgttgttgatagtataaataaaatataaaaaattaaaaacttttcacacattttttgttgttgttgttgttgttgctttggAACATTCGAAACATTCGTTCTATTCCATTATCAGTGATACcaatattttcttcttcttcttcttcttcttaagttttttgtttccttttATTCATGGCAAAGAGACTGTTTAGTTTAGCTTCCCCTTTATAagttttgtcattgttgttgttgttgttgttgttgttttctcatttctttctttttttttttttttttttttgttcattgaataaatgtttgttattttcttgttctttttttttcttgcttgattcgaatcaattcACATCCATAgagtgtgtatgtgttgttgttgttgttgattatataaAAAGGTATAGTGCATCAAACGAATCAATCTacttgttgatatttttttttcttttttttgtagtttttaaaaatttttttttcctttttcatcatcatcatgacattatcatcattataataggtttagtttgttgttgttgttgttgtttggtgcAATAACAAAAGGCCCAAAAGGATAAATATTGGGTGAAcgaatacacacaaacatacacacacacatcaaaaaaaaaatcaaataaattcaaatcgattatttcGATTGTccatcattcgaatttggTTATGTGATGTGTCACTgtatttgtgtatgtgtgtgttgatcaaccaaaaaaattttattttggtgCATCCGATAAATTCAATCTGAATCTGACATCtttgttcattcatcatttgatttgtttttattgaattcaacaTCTGGACATTTGAATTAGCccattccaaaaaaaaaatgaccaatcaACGACTTTATCATTATACATATTATCTATGGGGCTATTGGCTTGAACATCAAGATCCACGTACTGAACATTTTCGTTTAGTATCAATATCACCATATGTAATTGCATTAATAATGTATATTTATTATGTATTGGTAACAAAAATTGGTCCAAATCTGATGAAAAATCGTCAACCATTTCAATTGCGTAATATAATGTTTTTctataatattattatggtcaTCGTGAATgcatattatttttatgagGCCATTTCATATTGTGATTATTTACGTGTATTTcttaattttgattatccCGATGATTCGGACCGGTCACCAGCAACATTACGGGTATgtgtttgattgttgatttgatatgttttgttgttgttgttattgttgttgatgatctaaatgaagaaaatgaaaaatgtggtaaaatgttttcaccaattgaaaacaagctgggaaaagttttttttttcgtgaaaacatttcatttcatgtcatggtcatcatgatcaacatATGGACAATTCAGCTGTGTTGTCTACTgatgtaaacaacaacagaaatagtgaaatcaaatattattattatcgacgGAAAAATGGCCGTTTGAAGTTTAATTTAATTCGTagcaaatttatttttttttcaaaaatcaatgttgaaaagaaaaatgtcgtaataatgatgatgaagaattcatATCATCGATGTCatggaaaattcatcatcgatatgcgagtgataaaaatcaagtttttttttctgttattaaatttttcttttgttttgtttttttctttctttctttttttttctttaaaacatttgttgaccatcatcaaagGCCATCAATTTAGGATGGTGGTATTGGATGTCAAAATTTGCCGATTGGTTCGATACATTTTTCTATGTATTAAGGAAAAAACATGAACATATTAATTTTCTACacctttatcatcatatatcgGTACCGGTTTTTGGTTATcttttattgaaaatcaatccaaTGGTACCGGCAGcacatttgttcatcataatgaataCATTTGTCCATTGTTGTATGTATTCATATTATGCATTAGCTGCATTGGGGCCAAAAATTCAACGATATCTTTGGTGGAAACGTTATATTACTGTTATGCAATTAgcacaatttattattggtatgatttatggattttttgtCATCCAATTTCAACATGGCTATCCAATCATATGGATGATTATTGGCCTGACGCAgccaccattttttttctacatgtTTTATGGTTTCTATCGACGAGCATATcaaccaaaatcaaatacTATTACCACAAATGGTggtaaaatgatgatgattaataataatggtgtcgataatcgaaaacaacaacaacaacaacaacaaaatccatttaaaattgattaattgacaggtaaagaataaattaaacacacacacacacacagacacagacacaaGCTCATTTTATTATCGAAACTGAATTCTGTTcaattcggttttttttaattattatttaaacaaaaaaaaattcatatcatcatcatcattataataattgtatttgaattattgttttttaaaaGAATCGATACATTTTTGAAACACATAATTTAAGATTAATATTGATTTAGACAAATATAAAATCTGgtttcatcataatgatatctgtattaccattttcaacatttgtatttgtaatattcatcatcgatgttaTTGTCAAATGTTGTttacaatgacaatgaccaTCAATAAttaccgatgatgattgttgttcatcatcgatacgTGTCCAACGGCCATTACATCCACtaaaattaaataatgacCAACGTGTTGCACGTCCTTTAATACCATGGCCATTACAACGATAACCAAGATGGCTACGCATAGCAGCATCTTGGCAATGGACACAAACTTTTTTACCTTCTTGAAGTTTTGCATAAACATCTGTTGTTAATGTTTCACAGCTTTTATGACTTTTGTTCACCTCAAATAGGACACAATATctagttgttgttattgtttttttttcgttggtagtaatcaatcaattaatcaatcagtgatttaatttgatttgatgaatgaatgtagatcaaaatggtaataaaaacaaacaaaaaaaaaacaataatcatatcattattattatcgtaataataatcaattggaaaatagaaaaaaaaacacaattaaatttcaataacaaataaaaaaaaacgaataaacaAACTTACTCATTTATATTCTCTTTCAATGGATCTTTTGGATAATTTAAACGTAAATTACGGCGAATATCTTTATCTGCATCGATATTACGAGTGACTGAAAAACTTGATTGTAAAATAATGGCCATTTCTTATcggattttttattatttttttgttttgttttgttttggtccattgtttattgaaaattgtcaatgatgatgatgatgatgatgaacgatatatcgattgtgattgttcagaaaaaaaagagaattaaattcaaaaaaaaaattaatttgaaagATTCTTGTCTAATcttattacacacacacacgcacacacttACCACgtaacattttttcatcatcttttacTTTACAATGTTGACCATGACATGCACGACGTTGATTCAAATCTGGACATTCACGTCCACCATTTTGTGGTGGTGATAGAATACGACGAGTACGATTCATTGTACCAACACCGCATGCAATATTACATTCAGACCATTGTTCCCAATCGCTTACGATACAATCTTGGACTAGagattagttttttttttggtgattaGATCAATATTTCAAGATCAAATTAGTATTTAATACTTACCACCACAGGTATCTTTATAATCTGGGCAACAATCACCCAATGTAATACAGGCACTATCACAATAACATTCTTTTGcatcatttccattattatcttGTATAGCTTGTCCCAATAGATTACCAatcaatgatattgattgTGTTCGAAccaataatggtgatggctgctgttgatgatttaattgaGCAATCGGTATTGAACATGATGAATCACGACCTGAACAGCAAAGATTACGTTCACGACATGAGCCAATATAACGTGGTTTTGGCATATTTGGATCTGAAATACCACGTGTTGATGTGGTGGATGGGGATAATATCGATTGTTgatgctgctgatgatgatgatgatgaattattggaTAATTAGCCGGATAtatttgtgaattttgttgctgctgctgatgttgttgttgtggttgttgcaATGGATAAGgataaaattgttgttgttgttcttgttgttgcaacggtggtggttgtgcattgatcaaaatattcCAACAACATGatccaataatcatcaatagtaatattattcttgattttttattatcaatcatgatgattcttttttttggatatccaatgatgatgattcaatccTGATGATGTCGtctttgaaatgaaatgaaaatgaaaaaacggAGATTCCGCTACAATAtcagaaatgaaacaaaaaaaaaatttagaaaaattttttgtgtgATATATCCACCATATACAGCTATTaagtgataaaaaaaaagttgaagaAACTTTCACTTactatgatgatatgatgatgatgatgatgatgatgatgatgatgatttaaacaaccagtgaaaataaaagtgGTGTGGATGGATAATCTCATCGAGTTTACTAcgcccaaaaaaaactaatctttcatgatgattgagaaTGATAAGAAAAGAACCAAAGCGAATGCTAATgttaaaaacgaaaaaagaaagaacacttatgattttaaaaaaatgaatatttatttttatcttctttttttttgatgttgatcatgatgatgatggtgaaatgatgatgggaatttttattccatttcattgaacctcgaatgatttgtttctgtgggtgtgtgtgtgtgtgcgtctTGAGAACATAATGCGCATACTCAcatggaatattttttttttcttgcataATTCACATAATTCGTTCGAAAAAAAGGACAACGAC
Encoded here:
- the LOC124496870 gene encoding very long chain fatty acid elongase AAEL008004, coding for MTNQRLYHYTYYLWGYWLEHQDPRTEHFRLVSISPYVIALIMYIYYVLVTKIGPNLMKNRQPFQLRNIMFFYNIIMVIVNAYYFYEAISYCDYLRVFLNFDYPDDSDRSPATLRAINLGWWYWMSKFADWFDTFFYVLRKKHEHINFLHLYHHISVPVFGYLLLKINPMVPAAHLFIIMNTFVHCCMYSYYALAALGPKIQRYLWWKRYITVMQLAQFIIGMIYGFFVIQFQHGYPIIWMIIGLTQPPFFFYMFYGFYRRAYQPKSNTITTNGGKMMMINNNGVDNRKQQQQQQQNPFKID
- the LOC124496428 gene encoding somatomedin-B and thrombospondin type-1 domain-containing protein — its product is MIDNKKSRIILLLMIIGSCCWNILINAQPPPLQQQEQQQQFYPYPLQQPQQQHQQQQQNSQIYPANYPIIHHHHHQQHQQSILSPSTTSTRGISDPNMPKPRYIGSCRERNLCCSGRDSSCSIPIAQLNHQQQPSPLLVRTQSISLIGNLLGQAIQDNNGNDAKECYCDSACITLGDCCPDYKDTCGVQDCIVSDWEQWSECNIACGVGTMNRTRRILSPPQNGGRECPDLNQRRACHGQHCKVKDDEKMLREMAIILQSSFSVTRNIDADKDIRRNLRLNYPKDPLKENINEYCVLFEVNKSHKSCETLTTDVYAKLQEGKKVCVHCQDAAMRSHLGYRCNGHGIKGRATRWSLFNFSGCNGRWTRIDDEQQSSSVIIDGHCHCKQHLTITSMMNITNTNVENGNTDIIMMKPDFIFV